A genomic segment from Synergistes jonesii encodes:
- a CDS encoding sensor histidine kinase produces MIGNGERQLILDAIFQNIADPMAICRVTEREDGQKDLVYVRVNDAYEKLNNTKRESLIGKLYSSVWKEDTTDWGGVMIRVAETGNTGYGEEFGDDAKSGFFEAESSVAPGYYQLFIFSPIPDWVVMIFRNMNTWRKVAVQLKKKEKLLRKLTAGLTLAEEKTRRTIAAKLHDSIGYSMVGMLHSLRTLYEEQRDAEQKMKVAAVVEKMERLLQETRSFTFDISPPILYEVGLSAALEARCDNLQITHGIKCAFKCEGKETNLDEDTKILLYQMTHELLVNVVKHAEATGVLVIIRWGAKNVQIIVEDDGKGFTPSKNNRKSNSGMGLFSIRERLRSVNGEMKIVSTPKKGTTVSLVAPIQSRE; encoded by the coding sequence TTGATAGGTAACGGCGAACGCCAGCTGATTCTCGACGCGATTTTCCAGAACATAGCGGACCCCATGGCCATCTGCCGCGTCACGGAGAGGGAGGACGGACAGAAAGACCTCGTATACGTGAGGGTCAACGACGCTTATGAAAAATTAAACAATACGAAGCGCGAAAGCCTCATAGGAAAGCTTTACAGCTCGGTCTGGAAGGAGGATACGACGGACTGGGGCGGGGTGATGATAAGGGTGGCGGAAACGGGGAACACCGGCTATGGAGAAGAGTTCGGCGACGACGCGAAATCAGGTTTTTTTGAAGCGGAAAGCAGCGTCGCGCCAGGCTATTACCAGCTCTTTATATTTTCCCCGATCCCCGACTGGGTCGTTATGATATTCCGAAACATGAATACGTGGCGCAAGGTCGCCGTGCAGCTGAAAAAAAAAGAAAAACTGCTGCGCAAGCTGACGGCGGGGCTCACTCTCGCGGAGGAAAAGACAAGAAGGACGATAGCCGCAAAGCTGCATGACAGCATAGGCTATTCGATGGTGGGCATGCTGCATTCGCTGCGCACTTTGTATGAGGAACAGCGCGATGCGGAACAGAAGATGAAAGTGGCGGCCGTCGTTGAGAAGATGGAGCGCCTGCTTCAGGAAACGCGCTCTTTTACGTTTGACATAAGCCCGCCTATCCTTTACGAAGTCGGGCTTTCCGCCGCCCTTGAGGCCAGGTGCGACAATTTGCAGATCACGCACGGCATCAAATGCGCGTTTAAATGCGAGGGGAAAGAAACGAACCTTGACGAAGATACGAAAATACTGCTTTACCAGATGACGCACGAGCTGCTCGTCAACGTCGTGAAGCACGCCGAGGCCACGGGCGTGCTTGTGATCATCCGCTGGGGGGCGAAAAACGTTCAGATAATCGTCGAAGATGACGGGAAGGGCTTCACGCCGTCAAAAAACAACAGAAAATCAAACAGCGGCATGGGGCTCTTCAGCATCAGGGAAAGGCTGCGCTCCGTAAACGGAGAGATGAAAATCGTTTCCACGCCGAAGAAGGGCACGACGGTCAGCCTCGTCGCACCGATACAGTCGCGCGAATGA
- a CDS encoding TnpV protein → MTEQRKSDNQMLWVQSMNSVRSRAEEIIKAELIYC, encoded by the coding sequence ATAACCGAGCAGAGGAAATCCGACAACCAAATGCTCTGGGTGCAATCCATGAACTCTGTCCGCAGCCGAGCAGAGGAAATCATCAAAGCAGAATTGATTTACTGTTGA
- a CDS encoding helix-turn-helix domain-containing protein — protein MAVSYKKLFHLMIDKGITNAELMEKGGFSANIITRLKRDRYVALDSIEKICYVLDCGVDDILEFIPEEKGH, from the coding sequence ATGGCAGTAAGCTATAAAAAGCTGTTTCATCTGATGATTGATAAAGGTATAACCAACGCCGAGCTGATGGAAAAAGGCGGCTTCAGCGCAAACATCATAACCAGATTAAAGCGTGACCGCTATGTGGCATTAGACAGCATCGAAAAAATTTGTTATGTCCTTGACTGTGGCGTGGATGATATTCTGGAGTTCATACCGGAGGAAAAGGGGCATTGA
- a CDS encoding type I restriction-modification system subunit M translates to MADMRKDQEREELFRRIYKIATDLVHAGHVAEWDFKSYVLGTMFYRYISENFAAYINAGERAAGNKDFDYARMSDADAEPAREGLIQEKGFFILPSELFCNVLARADKDENLNETLERVFKHIESSAASGDAENDFAGLFDDFDVNSKAIGETVAKRNKVLVELLNGVATMPLFSANGTNADLFGDAYEYLMGMYAANAGKKGGQYFTPSDVSELLARLGTIGKSRINKVYDPACGSGSLLLKVEKVLGKDNIERGFFGQEIDLTTYNLCRINMFLHNVDFDKFSIVREDTLLSPQHWDDQPFELIVSNPPFSVPWEGDKNPLLINDPRFSPAGVLAPASKGDMAFIMHSLSWLASNGAAAIVCFPGIMYRSGAEQKIRKYLVDNNYVDAIIQLPPNLFLNVTISVDIMLLRKNKTDNAVLFVDASGEFVKVTKNNRLSEANIQRIVSAVAGRKDEQYFSRLVPNEEVGGKQNNYNLSVSTYVEAEDTREKIDIAKLNAEIEEIVAREQVLRDEIAKIIAEIEAER, encoded by the coding sequence ATGGCTGATATGAGAAAAGATCAGGAACGGGAAGAGCTGTTCCGTCGTATTTATAAAATTGCAACCGACCTTGTTCATGCAGGTCATGTCGCGGAATGGGATTTCAAGTCCTATGTTCTCGGCACGATGTTCTACCGCTATATTTCGGAGAACTTTGCCGCCTATATCAACGCAGGCGAGCGGGCGGCCGGAAACAAGGATTTTGATTATGCAAGAATGTCTGACGCAGACGCAGAACCTGCCCGAGAGGGATTGATTCAGGAAAAGGGGTTCTTTATCCTGCCGTCTGAATTGTTCTGCAACGTTCTCGCCCGTGCGGACAAGGACGAAAACCTGAATGAAACGCTGGAGCGTGTATTCAAACATATTGAAAGCAGTGCAGCAAGCGGAGACGCTGAAAACGACTTTGCCGGTCTGTTTGATGACTTTGATGTCAATAGCAAAGCAATCGGTGAAACTGTTGCAAAGCGTAATAAAGTGCTTGTCGAGCTTTTGAACGGTGTTGCGACAATGCCGCTGTTCTCTGCAAACGGCACTAACGCTGACTTGTTTGGCGACGCTTATGAATATTTGATGGGTATGTATGCCGCCAATGCGGGCAAAAAAGGCGGTCAGTATTTTACACCTTCCGATGTTTCGGAGCTGCTTGCTCGTCTCGGTACAATTGGGAAAAGCCGTATTAACAAGGTCTATGATCCCGCCTGCGGTTCCGGTTCGCTGCTGCTCAAAGTGGAAAAGGTGCTTGGCAAGGACAATATCGAACGTGGCTTTTTCGGACAGGAAATCGACCTGACCACCTACAACCTTTGCCGCATCAATATGTTCCTGCACAATGTCGATTTTGACAAATTCAGCATTGTGCGTGAGGACACGCTGCTCAGTCCGCAGCACTGGGACGACCAGCCGTTTGAGCTGATCGTCTCGAATCCTCCATTTTCTGTCCCGTGGGAAGGCGACAAAAATCCGCTCTTGATCAACGACCCGCGCTTTTCGCCTGCCGGAGTGCTTGCCCCGGCTTCTAAAGGTGATATGGCGTTTATTATGCACAGCCTGTCGTGGCTGGCTTCCAACGGTGCGGCGGCTATCGTCTGCTTCCCCGGCATTATGTACCGCAGCGGGGCGGAGCAGAAAATTCGTAAATATCTGGTGGACAACAACTATGTGGACGCCATCATTCAGCTCCCGCCCAACCTGTTTCTCAATGTCACGATCTCTGTTGACATCATGCTTTTGAGGAAGAACAAGACGGATAACGCTGTGCTGTTTGTGGACGCTTCCGGCGAGTTTGTCAAGGTCACAAAGAACAACCGACTTTCCGAAGCGAACATTCAGCGCATCGTGTCCGCCGTTGCCGGGCGCAAGGACGAACAGTATTTCTCCCGTCTTGTACCGAACGAAGAAGTCGGCGGCAAGCAGAACAACTACAACCTTTCCGTTTCCACCTACGTTGAAGCCGAGGACACCAGAGAGAAAATCGACATTGCGAAGCTCAATGCCGAAATTGAGGAAATCGTTGCCCGTGAGCAGGTTCTCCGTGACGAAATTGCGAAGATTATTGCAGAAATTGAGGCGGAAAGATGA
- a CDS encoding virulence RhuM family protein, with product MKKEKREISIVRSSAAEYLTFITATGESDVNAVYFDENVWLTQKMMGLLYNVETHTINYHLKKIFADGEIDESSVIRKFRITAADGKSYNTNHYNLSAIIAVGNKVDSPRAVQFRKWANHIIEEFTVKGFAMDDERLKNGGTVLTKDYFREQLERIREIRLSERRFYQKITDIYAISIDYDAKAETTRLFFARVQNQLHWAIHGETAAETIYRRADSSKDHMGLTAWKDAPDGKIQKFDVVIAKNYLTQEELSAMARIVNAYLDLAELRAEEEVPMTMEDWAEQFEGVLRLSKKEILTNAGSISAKIAEQHALSEFEKYRVRQDRLYQSDFDRMLLGETTPSLPATTEAETEKDGENK from the coding sequence ATGAAAAAAGAGAAGCGTGAAATCAGCATCGTCCGTTCCTCCGCTGCGGAATATCTTACTTTTATTACTGCTACCGGAGAAAGTGATGTAAATGCGGTGTACTTTGATGAAAATGTGTGGTTGACGCAAAAGATGATGGGGCTTTTGTATAATGTGGAAACTCACACGATCAACTATCACTTGAAAAAGATTTTTGCTGACGGAGAAATCGACGAAAGCTCAGTTATTCGAAAATTTCGAATAACTGCTGCGGACGGCAAAAGCTACAACACCAATCATTATAATCTGAGCGCCATCATTGCCGTGGGCAACAAAGTGGATTCCCCTCGTGCGGTGCAGTTCAGAAAATGGGCTAACCATATCATCGAAGAGTTTACTGTGAAAGGCTTTGCGATGGATGATGAACGCCTGAAAAACGGCGGCACTGTTCTGACGAAAGACTATTTCAGGGAACAGTTGGAACGCATCCGTGAAATTCGCCTTTCGGAACGTCGGTTTTATCAAAAGATTACCGACATTTATGCCATCAGCATTGATTATGACGCCAAAGCGGAAACAACAAGGCTGTTTTTTGCGCGGGTGCAAAATCAACTCCATTGGGCAATCCACGGCGAAACGGCGGCGGAGACCATTTATCGCCGTGCCGACAGCAGCAAAGACCACATGGGGCTGACCGCTTGGAAGGATGCGCCCGACGGCAAAATCCAGAAATTCGACGTGGTGATCGCAAAGAATTATCTGACACAGGAAGAGCTTTCCGCAATGGCGAGAATCGTCAACGCCTATTTAGATTTGGCAGAACTGAGAGCCGAAGAAGAAGTGCCTATGACAATGGAAGATTGGGCAGAACAGTTTGAGGGGGTTCTTAGACTGAGCAAAAAGGAAATCCTGACCAATGCCGGGAGCATTTCTGCTAAAATCGCCGAACAGCACGCTCTGAGCGAGTTTGAAAAATACCGCGTCCGACAGGATCGGCTTTATCAAAGCGACTTTGATCGAATGCTTCTTGGGGAAACAACGCCAAGTTTGCCTGCAACGACCGAAGCGGAAACCGAGAAGGATGGTGAGAACAAGTGA
- a CDS encoding restriction endonuclease subunit S yields MSKLDELIHELCPNGVEYKTLGEIATDIFRGSGITRDQVRETGTPCVRYGEIYTTYGIWFEKCISSTDEDLLTSKKYFGHGDILFAITGESVEDIAKCCAYIGHDNCLAGGDIVVLKHNEDPKYMAYALSTVDAQKQKSKGKVKSKVVHSSVPDIKAISIPVPPLPVQREIVKILDNFTELTVELTAELTARRKQYEYYRDELLKSKDNIPMVALKDVATNIYRGSGIKRDQVTVDGIPCVHYGEIYTTYNTWFDECISHTKLEYVPSPKYFEHGDILFAITGENVADIAKSVAYVGHEKCLAGGDIVVLKHKQNPRYLAHVLATKVAREQKSKGKVKSKVVHSNVPSIEQITIPLPPLDVQERYANVLDNFDAICSDLKIGLPAEIEARKKQYEFYRDQLLTFAEGGRTVFTDRQTDRQTDRQTDRQG; encoded by the coding sequence GTGAGCAAACTGGATGAATTGATTCATGAGCTTTGCCCGAATGGGGTGGAATATAAAACGCTCGGGGAGATCGCGACAGACATTTTTCGTGGTTCCGGTATTACCAGAGACCAAGTGCGTGAAACAGGTACGCCCTGTGTCCGCTATGGAGAAATTTACACCACCTATGGAATTTGGTTTGAGAAGTGCATATCCAGTACAGATGAGGACTTGCTGACAAGCAAGAAATACTTTGGACATGGTGATATTCTCTTTGCAATCACTGGAGAAAGCGTTGAAGATATTGCAAAGTGTTGTGCTTATATCGGTCATGATAACTGCTTAGCTGGCGGTGACATTGTAGTGCTAAAGCATAATGAAGACCCGAAATATATGGCATATGCTCTTTCAACCGTAGACGCACAAAAACAAAAGAGCAAAGGAAAGGTCAAAAGCAAAGTTGTTCATTCGAGTGTGCCGGATATCAAGGCCATTAGTATCCCTGTTCCCCCTCTTCCTGTGCAACGTGAAATTGTCAAGATTCTTGACAATTTCACGGAACTTACAGTAGAGCTTACAGCGGAGCTTACAGCGAGAAGAAAGCAGTATGAATACTATCGTGATGAACTGTTAAAGTCGAAAGATAATATTCCTATGGTTGCATTGAAAGATGTTGCCACGAATATTTACAGAGGTTCGGGTATCAAACGCGATCAGGTTACAGTTGACGGTATTCCGTGCGTTCATTATGGAGAAATATATACTACCTACAATACTTGGTTTGACGAATGTATATCTCACACCAAGCTTGAATATGTTCCAAGCCCAAAATATTTTGAACACGGCGATATTCTGTTTGCAATTACAGGTGAAAACGTCGCGGATATTGCAAAATCGGTTGCCTATGTTGGTCATGAAAAGTGTCTTGCTGGTGGCGATATTGTGGTGTTAAAGCATAAACAGAATCCAAGATATCTGGCCCATGTTCTTGCAACAAAAGTAGCAAGAGAACAAAAAAGCAAGGGTAAGGTGAAAAGCAAGGTCGTTCATTCCAATGTCCCGTCCATTGAGCAGATAACTATTCCGCTGCCGCCGCTTGATGTTCAGGAGCGATATGCCAATGTTCTCGACAACTTCGACGCTATCTGCTCCGATCTGAAAATCGGCCTTCCTGCGGAGATTGAAGCCCGAAAAAAGCAATATGAATTCTATCGGGATCAGCTCTTGACATTCGCAGAGGGTGGCAGGACAGTCTTCACAGACAGACAGACAGACAGACAGACAGACAGACAGACAGACAGACAAGGATAG
- a CDS encoding restriction endonuclease subunit S yields MPLEKIFDIRNGYTPSKANPEYWTDGTVDWFRMEDIRMNGHILSSALQKVTEVAIKGGKKIPVNSIALSTSATIGEHALITVECLGNQRFSFFTPKAAFADMIDMRFMNYYFYKVDEWCKGHLFQGNFNSVDMGALKQLCVPIPAISEQERIVSILDRFDALCTDLSSGLPAEIEARQKQYEYYRDKLLAFEPAE; encoded by the coding sequence TTGCCGCTTGAAAAGATTTTTGATATTCGGAACGGTTACACACCATCAAAGGCTAATCCTGAATATTGGACAGATGGGACGGTGGATTGGTTCCGCATGGAGGATATTCGCATGAACGGTCACATCCTTTCAAGCGCATTACAAAAAGTCACCGAAGTTGCCATAAAGGGCGGAAAGAAGATTCCTGTAAATTCGATTGCACTTTCCACTTCCGCAACCATCGGCGAACATGCTTTGATTACAGTCGAGTGTCTTGGAAATCAAAGGTTTTCATTCTTTACGCCCAAAGCCGCTTTCGCTGATATGATCGATATGCGATTCATGAACTACTATTTTTACAAAGTGGATGAATGGTGTAAAGGACATCTATTCCAAGGTAATTTTAACAGTGTGGATATGGGTGCACTGAAACAATTGTGCGTGCCGATTCCCGCTATAAGTGAACAAGAACGTATTGTTTCCATCCTTGACCGCTTCGATGCTCTATGTACAGACCTATCCTCCGGTCTTCCCGCAGAGATCGAAGCAAGACAGAAACAATACGAGTATTACAGGGACAAGCTACTGGCATTTGAACCGGCAGAATAA